From the genome of Geothrix sp. 21YS21S-4, one region includes:
- a CDS encoding dicarboxylate/amino acid:cation symporter, whose product MTPPRPWYRSSTLWIFTGLVLGVLLGGFLPQNQYPWAYDAFRFLSKAFISLIKGLIVPLLLSTIIVGIAQTGDIKAVGRMGGKALLYFEIVTTLALFIGLAVANWLKPGAHLPLDMGAHAAVATAKAKTGWEIALHLFPSNLIQHAAEGDILPVVIFASLFGVALTKVGERGKPVLAFFDGVAQTMFKYTDFVMTLTPLGVFGAMAYNVSHMAAGHTVNGVLLKGWPAVLHLLKQYSLLVGSLYLALGLLFVLVFIPVAWLAGVRILGFVKAIKDPALTAFSTASSEAALPKLLEEVVRFGVPRRVASFVIPTGYSFNLDGSTLYLVLASLAIAQAAGIHLSLGHQLLMVFTFMLTSKGVAGVPRATLVIIAGTCGSFGLPGEAGIAMLLAVDEIMDMGRTMVNVIGNGLASVVVARWEGVFGTDPEPLPDQEG is encoded by the coding sequence GTGACGCCCCCGCGACCCTGGTATCGCTCCAGCACCCTCTGGATTTTCACGGGGCTCGTCCTGGGCGTGCTCCTGGGCGGATTTCTCCCCCAGAACCAGTACCCCTGGGCCTACGACGCCTTCCGGTTCCTGTCCAAGGCCTTCATCAGCCTGATCAAGGGGCTCATCGTCCCCCTGCTGCTGTCCACCATCATCGTGGGCATCGCCCAGACCGGGGACATCAAGGCCGTGGGCCGCATGGGCGGGAAGGCGCTGCTCTACTTCGAGATCGTCACCACCCTGGCCCTGTTCATCGGGCTGGCCGTCGCCAATTGGCTCAAGCCGGGCGCGCACCTGCCGTTGGATATGGGCGCCCACGCGGCGGTGGCGACCGCCAAGGCAAAGACCGGCTGGGAGATCGCGCTCCACCTGTTCCCGTCCAACCTCATCCAGCACGCGGCGGAGGGGGACATCCTGCCGGTGGTCATCTTCGCGTCGCTGTTCGGCGTCGCCCTCACCAAGGTGGGGGAGCGCGGGAAGCCCGTCCTGGCCTTCTTCGACGGCGTGGCGCAGACGATGTTCAAGTACACCGACTTCGTCATGACCCTCACGCCCCTGGGCGTCTTCGGGGCGATGGCCTACAACGTCAGCCACATGGCCGCCGGACATACCGTGAACGGCGTCCTGCTGAAGGGCTGGCCCGCGGTCCTCCACCTGCTCAAGCAGTACAGCCTCCTCGTCGGCAGCCTCTACCTGGCGCTGGGCCTGCTGTTCGTCCTGGTCTTCATCCCCGTGGCGTGGCTGGCGGGAGTGCGGATCCTGGGCTTCGTGAAGGCCATCAAGGACCCGGCCCTCACCGCCTTCAGCACGGCCAGCAGCGAGGCCGCCCTGCCCAAGCTGCTGGAGGAAGTGGTCCGCTTCGGCGTGCCGCGGCGCGTGGCCAGCTTCGTGATCCCCACCGGCTACAGCTTCAACCTGGACGGCTCCACCCTCTACCTGGTCCTGGCGAGCCTCGCCATCGCCCAGGCGGCGGGCATCCACCTCAGCCTGGGCCACCAGTTGCTGATGGTCTTCACCTTCATGCTCACCAGCAAGGGCGTGGCGGGCGTTCCGCGGGCGACCCTGGTGATCATCGCCGGCACCTGCGGGAGCTTCGGCCTGCCGGGCGAGGCGGGAATCGCCATGCTCCTGGCCGTGGACGAGATCATGGACATGGGCCGCACCATGGTGAACGTCATCGGCAACGGCCTGGCCAGCGTGGTGGTCGCCCGGTGGGAGGGCGTCTTCGGCACCGACCCCGAACCCCTGCCCGACCAGGAAGGGTAA
- a CDS encoding cache domain-containing protein, producing the protein MRRLLLLVPALCLNLAAQDATPAEVESLVKEAIAFAKTNGKEAAFKEITKLGGRFHRYGGELYVFVYDLDGKVLAHGQGASKVGVNQIKAKDPDGVAFVEDRVRLAKTKGKGWHDYKYLNPKTGQKEPKTSYIELWDGLIFGAGIYKK; encoded by the coding sequence ATGCGTCGCCTTCTTCTCCTCGTTCCCGCCCTGTGCCTGAACCTGGCCGCCCAGGACGCCACCCCGGCGGAGGTGGAATCCCTGGTGAAGGAGGCCATCGCCTTCGCCAAGACGAACGGCAAGGAGGCCGCGTTCAAGGAGATCACCAAGCTCGGGGGCCGATTCCACCGGTACGGCGGCGAGCTGTACGTCTTCGTCTACGACCTGGACGGCAAGGTCCTGGCCCACGGACAGGGCGCCTCCAAGGTGGGCGTCAACCAGATCAAGGCCAAGGATCCCGATGGCGTGGCCTTCGTCGAGGACCGCGTCCGCCTGGCGAAAACCAAGGGCAAGGGCTGGCACGACTATAAGTACCTGAACCCCAAGACGGGCCAGAAGGAGCCCAAGACCAGCTACATCGAGCTGTGGGACGGGCTGATCTTCGGGGCCGGAATCTACAAGAAGTAG